A window of the Lepus europaeus isolate LE1 chromosome 5, mLepTim1.pri, whole genome shotgun sequence genome harbors these coding sequences:
- the CRTC2 gene encoding CREB-regulated transcription coactivator 2 isoform X3: MATSGANGPGSATTSASNPRKFSEKIALQKQRQAEETAAFEEVMMDIGSTRLQAQKLRLAYTRSSHYGGSLPNVNQIGCGLAEFQSPLHSPLDSSRNTRHHGLVERVQRDPRRMVSPLRRYPRHIDSSPYSPAYLSPPPESSWRRTSSDSALHTSVMNPSPQDTYPAPTPPSVLPSRRGGFLDGEMDSKALPSPVFLFQVPAIEENLLDDKHLLKPWDAKKLSSSSSRPRSCEVPGINIFPSPDQPATVPVLPPAMNTGGSLPDLTNLHFPPPLPTPLDPEETAYPSLSGGNSTSNLTHTMTHLGISGGLGLGPGYDAPGLHSPLSHPSLQSSLSNPNLQASLSSPQPQLQGSHSHPSLPASSLAHHALPTTSLSHPSLSAPALSSSSSSSSTSSPVLGAPLYPASTPGASPRHRRVPLSPLSLPAGPADARRSQQQLPKQFSPTMSPTLSSITQGVPLDTSKLPTDQRLPPYTYSPPSLVLPTQTPTPKALQQPGGLSSQACSVQSLGGQPPGRQPHYGTLCPPGSAGHMQQSCHRPMSDFSLRNLEQFSMESPSTSLALDPPGFSEGPGFLGGEGPMSGSQDPHTLNHQNLTHCSRHGSGPNIILTGDSSPGFSKEIAAALAGVPGFEVSAAGLELGLGLEDELRMEPLGLEGLNMLSDPCALLPDPAVEDSFRSDRLQ, from the exons TTACAGGCCCAGAAACTACGACTGGCATACACCAGGAGCTCCCATTATGGTGGTTCTCTGCCCAATGTTAACCAgattggctgtggcctggccgaGTTCCAG AGCCCCCTCCACTCGCCTTTGGATTCATCTCGGAATACTCGGCACCACGGGCTGGTGGAGCGGGTGCAGAGAGATCCTAGAAGGATGGTGTCCCCACTCCGCCGATACCCCCGCCACAT TGACAGCTCTCCCTACAGTCCTGCCTACTTATCTCCTCCCCCAGAGTCCAGCTGGCGAAG GACAAGCTCTGACTCTGCCCTGCACACAAGCGTAATGAATCCCAGCCCCCAGGACACCTACCCAGCCCCCACACCTCCCAGTGTCCTGCCGAGCCGCCGTGGGG GTTTTCTGGATGGTGAAATGGACTCCAAAG CCCTGCCATCACCAGTCTTTCTCTTTCAAGTCCCTGCTATTGAGGAGAATTTGCTGGACGACAAGCATTTGCTGAAGCCATGGGATGCTAAGAAG CTGTCCTCATCCTCCTCCCGGCCTCGGTCCTGTGAAGTCCCTGGAATTAA cATCTTTCCGTCTCCTGACCAGCCTGCCACTGTGCCTGTTCTCCCACCTGCCATGAACACGGGGGGCTCCCTACCTGACCTCACCAACCTGCACTTTCCCCCACCGCTGCCCACCCCCCTGGACCCTGAGGAGACAGCCTACCCCAGCCTGAGTGGGGGCAACAGTACCTCCAATTTGACCCACACCATGACCCACCTGGGCATCAgtgggggcctgggcctgggccctggctATGATGCACCAG GACTTCATTCACCTCTCAGCCACCCATCCCTGCAGTCCTCCCTAAGCAATCCCAACCTCCAGGCCTCCCTGAGCagtcctcagccccagctccagggctcccacagtcacccTTCACTGCCTGCCTCCTCCTTGGCCCACCATGCACTGCCCACCACCTCCCTGAGCCACCCCTCACTCAGTGCCCCAGCCCTttcatcctcttcttcctcctcctccacttcatCTCCCGTCCTGGGTGCCCCCCTGTACCCAGCTTCTACCCCTGGGGCCTCCCCCCGCCACCGCCGAGTGCCCCTCAGCCCCCTGAGTTTGCCCGCGGGCCCAGCCGACGCCAGAAGGTCCCAACAGCAGCTGCCCAAACAGTTTTCGCCAACAATGTCACCCACCTTGTCTTCCATCACTCAG GGCGTCCCCCTGGATACCAGTAAACTGCCCACTGACCAGCGACTGCCCCCATATACATACAGTCCTCCGAGTCTGGTTCTGCCCACCCAGACACCCACCCCCAAagctctgcagcagccaggagggctGTCCTCTCAGGCCTGCTCAGTGCAGTCTTTGGGCGGGCAGCCGCCAGGCCGGCAGCCACATTACGGGACGCTGTGCCCGCCTGGCTCCGCTGGGCACATGCAGCAGTCCTGCCACCGGCCGATGAGTGATTTCAGCCTGAGGAAC CTGGAGCAGTTCAGCATGGAGAGCCCATCAACCAGCCTGGCGCTGGATCCCCCTGGCTTTTCCGAAGGGCCTGGATTTTTAGGGGGTGAGGGGCCAATGAGCGGCTCCCAGGACCCCCATACCCTCAACCACCAGAACCTGACCCACTGTTCCCGCCATGGCTCAGGACCTAACATCATCCTCACGG GAGACTCCTCACCAGGGTTCTCTAAGGAAATcgcagcagccctggctggagtacctggctttgagGTGTCGGCAGCTGggttggagctggggctggggctagaAGATGAGCTGCGCATGGAGCCACTGGGCCTGGAAGGTCTAAACATGCTGAGTGACCCCTGTGCCCTGCTGCCCGATCCTGCCGTGGAGGATTCGTTCCGCAGTGACCGGCTACAGTGA
- the CRTC2 gene encoding CREB-regulated transcription coactivator 2 isoform X4, giving the protein MATSGANGPGSATTSASNPRKFSEKIALQKQRQAEETAAFEEVMMDIGSTRLQAQKLRLAYTRSSHYGGSLPNVNQIGCGLAEFQSPLHSPLDSSRNTRHHGLVERVQRDPRRMVSPLRRYPRHIDSSPYSPAYLSPPPESSWRRTMPWGNFPAEKGQLFRLPSALNRTSSDSALHTSVMNPSPQDTYPAPTPPSVLPSRRGGFLDGEMDSKALPSPVFLFQVPAIEENLLDDKHLLKPWDAKKLSSSSSRPRSCEVPGINIFPSPDQPATVPVLPPAMNTGGSLPDLTNLHFPPPLPTPLDPEETAYPSLSGGNSTSNLTHTMTHLGISGGLGLGPGYDAPGLHSPLSHPSLQSSLSNPNLQASLSSPQPQLQGSHSHPSLPASSLAHHALPTTSLSHPSLSAPALSSSSSSSSTSSPVLGAPLYPASTPGASPRHRRVPLSPLSLPAGPADARRSQQQLPKQFSPTMSPTLSSITQLEQFSMESPSTSLALDPPGFSEGPGFLGGEGPMSGSQDPHTLNHQNLTHCSRHGSGPNIILTGDSSPGFSKEIAAALAGVPGFEVSAAGLELGLGLEDELRMEPLGLEGLNMLSDPCALLPDPAVEDSFRSDRLQ; this is encoded by the exons TTACAGGCCCAGAAACTACGACTGGCATACACCAGGAGCTCCCATTATGGTGGTTCTCTGCCCAATGTTAACCAgattggctgtggcctggccgaGTTCCAG AGCCCCCTCCACTCGCCTTTGGATTCATCTCGGAATACTCGGCACCACGGGCTGGTGGAGCGGGTGCAGAGAGATCCTAGAAGGATGGTGTCCCCACTCCGCCGATACCCCCGCCACAT TGACAGCTCTCCCTACAGTCCTGCCTACTTATCTCCTCCCCCAGAGTCCAGCTGGCGAAG GACGATGCCCTGGGGCAATTTCCCGGCAGAGAAGGGGCAGTTGTTTCGACTCCCATCTGCACTTAACAG GACAAGCTCTGACTCTGCCCTGCACACAAGCGTAATGAATCCCAGCCCCCAGGACACCTACCCAGCCCCCACACCTCCCAGTGTCCTGCCGAGCCGCCGTGGGG GTTTTCTGGATGGTGAAATGGACTCCAAAG CCCTGCCATCACCAGTCTTTCTCTTTCAAGTCCCTGCTATTGAGGAGAATTTGCTGGACGACAAGCATTTGCTGAAGCCATGGGATGCTAAGAAG CTGTCCTCATCCTCCTCCCGGCCTCGGTCCTGTGAAGTCCCTGGAATTAA cATCTTTCCGTCTCCTGACCAGCCTGCCACTGTGCCTGTTCTCCCACCTGCCATGAACACGGGGGGCTCCCTACCTGACCTCACCAACCTGCACTTTCCCCCACCGCTGCCCACCCCCCTGGACCCTGAGGAGACAGCCTACCCCAGCCTGAGTGGGGGCAACAGTACCTCCAATTTGACCCACACCATGACCCACCTGGGCATCAgtgggggcctgggcctgggccctggctATGATGCACCAG GACTTCATTCACCTCTCAGCCACCCATCCCTGCAGTCCTCCCTAAGCAATCCCAACCTCCAGGCCTCCCTGAGCagtcctcagccccagctccagggctcccacagtcacccTTCACTGCCTGCCTCCTCCTTGGCCCACCATGCACTGCCCACCACCTCCCTGAGCCACCCCTCACTCAGTGCCCCAGCCCTttcatcctcttcttcctcctcctccacttcatCTCCCGTCCTGGGTGCCCCCCTGTACCCAGCTTCTACCCCTGGGGCCTCCCCCCGCCACCGCCGAGTGCCCCTCAGCCCCCTGAGTTTGCCCGCGGGCCCAGCCGACGCCAGAAGGTCCCAACAGCAGCTGCCCAAACAGTTTTCGCCAACAATGTCACCCACCTTGTCTTCCATCACTCAG CTGGAGCAGTTCAGCATGGAGAGCCCATCAACCAGCCTGGCGCTGGATCCCCCTGGCTTTTCCGAAGGGCCTGGATTTTTAGGGGGTGAGGGGCCAATGAGCGGCTCCCAGGACCCCCATACCCTCAACCACCAGAACCTGACCCACTGTTCCCGCCATGGCTCAGGACCTAACATCATCCTCACGG GAGACTCCTCACCAGGGTTCTCTAAGGAAATcgcagcagccctggctggagtacctggctttgagGTGTCGGCAGCTGggttggagctggggctggggctagaAGATGAGCTGCGCATGGAGCCACTGGGCCTGGAAGGTCTAAACATGCTGAGTGACCCCTGTGCCCTGCTGCCCGATCCTGCCGTGGAGGATTCGTTCCGCAGTGACCGGCTACAGTGA
- the CRTC2 gene encoding CREB-regulated transcription coactivator 2 isoform X1: MATSGANGPGSATTSASNPRKFSEKIALQKQRQAEETAAFEEVMMDIGSTRLQAQKLRLAYTRSSHYGGSLPNVNQIGCGLAEFQSPLHSPLDSSRNTRHHGLVERVQRDPRRMVSPLRRYPRHIDSSPYSPAYLSPPPESSWRRTMPWGNFPAEKGQLFRLPSALNRTSSDSALHTSVMNPSPQDTYPAPTPPSVLPSRRGGFLDGEMDSKALPSPVFLFQVPAIEENLLDDKHLLKPWDAKKLSSSSSRPRSCEVPGINIFPSPDQPATVPVLPPAMNTGGSLPDLTNLHFPPPLPTPLDPEETAYPSLSGGNSTSNLTHTMTHLGISGGLGLGPGYDAPGLHSPLSHPSLQSSLSNPNLQASLSSPQPQLQGSHSHPSLPASSLAHHALPTTSLSHPSLSAPALSSSSSSSSTSSPVLGAPLYPASTPGASPRHRRVPLSPLSLPAGPADARRSQQQLPKQFSPTMSPTLSSITQGVPLDTSKLPTDQRLPPYTYSPPSLVLPTQTPTPKALQQPGGLSSQACSVQSLGGQPPGRQPHYGTLCPPGSAGHMQQSCHRPMSDFSLRNLEQFSMESPSTSLALDPPGFSEGPGFLGGEGPMSGSQDPHTLNHQNLTHCSRHGSGPNIILTGDSSPGFSKEIAAALAGVPGFEVSAAGLELGLGLEDELRMEPLGLEGLNMLSDPCALLPDPAVEDSFRSDRLQ, translated from the exons TTACAGGCCCAGAAACTACGACTGGCATACACCAGGAGCTCCCATTATGGTGGTTCTCTGCCCAATGTTAACCAgattggctgtggcctggccgaGTTCCAG AGCCCCCTCCACTCGCCTTTGGATTCATCTCGGAATACTCGGCACCACGGGCTGGTGGAGCGGGTGCAGAGAGATCCTAGAAGGATGGTGTCCCCACTCCGCCGATACCCCCGCCACAT TGACAGCTCTCCCTACAGTCCTGCCTACTTATCTCCTCCCCCAGAGTCCAGCTGGCGAAG GACGATGCCCTGGGGCAATTTCCCGGCAGAGAAGGGGCAGTTGTTTCGACTCCCATCTGCACTTAACAG GACAAGCTCTGACTCTGCCCTGCACACAAGCGTAATGAATCCCAGCCCCCAGGACACCTACCCAGCCCCCACACCTCCCAGTGTCCTGCCGAGCCGCCGTGGGG GTTTTCTGGATGGTGAAATGGACTCCAAAG CCCTGCCATCACCAGTCTTTCTCTTTCAAGTCCCTGCTATTGAGGAGAATTTGCTGGACGACAAGCATTTGCTGAAGCCATGGGATGCTAAGAAG CTGTCCTCATCCTCCTCCCGGCCTCGGTCCTGTGAAGTCCCTGGAATTAA cATCTTTCCGTCTCCTGACCAGCCTGCCACTGTGCCTGTTCTCCCACCTGCCATGAACACGGGGGGCTCCCTACCTGACCTCACCAACCTGCACTTTCCCCCACCGCTGCCCACCCCCCTGGACCCTGAGGAGACAGCCTACCCCAGCCTGAGTGGGGGCAACAGTACCTCCAATTTGACCCACACCATGACCCACCTGGGCATCAgtgggggcctgggcctgggccctggctATGATGCACCAG GACTTCATTCACCTCTCAGCCACCCATCCCTGCAGTCCTCCCTAAGCAATCCCAACCTCCAGGCCTCCCTGAGCagtcctcagccccagctccagggctcccacagtcacccTTCACTGCCTGCCTCCTCCTTGGCCCACCATGCACTGCCCACCACCTCCCTGAGCCACCCCTCACTCAGTGCCCCAGCCCTttcatcctcttcttcctcctcctccacttcatCTCCCGTCCTGGGTGCCCCCCTGTACCCAGCTTCTACCCCTGGGGCCTCCCCCCGCCACCGCCGAGTGCCCCTCAGCCCCCTGAGTTTGCCCGCGGGCCCAGCCGACGCCAGAAGGTCCCAACAGCAGCTGCCCAAACAGTTTTCGCCAACAATGTCACCCACCTTGTCTTCCATCACTCAG GGCGTCCCCCTGGATACCAGTAAACTGCCCACTGACCAGCGACTGCCCCCATATACATACAGTCCTCCGAGTCTGGTTCTGCCCACCCAGACACCCACCCCCAAagctctgcagcagccaggagggctGTCCTCTCAGGCCTGCTCAGTGCAGTCTTTGGGCGGGCAGCCGCCAGGCCGGCAGCCACATTACGGGACGCTGTGCCCGCCTGGCTCCGCTGGGCACATGCAGCAGTCCTGCCACCGGCCGATGAGTGATTTCAGCCTGAGGAAC CTGGAGCAGTTCAGCATGGAGAGCCCATCAACCAGCCTGGCGCTGGATCCCCCTGGCTTTTCCGAAGGGCCTGGATTTTTAGGGGGTGAGGGGCCAATGAGCGGCTCCCAGGACCCCCATACCCTCAACCACCAGAACCTGACCCACTGTTCCCGCCATGGCTCAGGACCTAACATCATCCTCACGG GAGACTCCTCACCAGGGTTCTCTAAGGAAATcgcagcagccctggctggagtacctggctttgagGTGTCGGCAGCTGggttggagctggggctggggctagaAGATGAGCTGCGCATGGAGCCACTGGGCCTGGAAGGTCTAAACATGCTGAGTGACCCCTGTGCCCTGCTGCCCGATCCTGCCGTGGAGGATTCGTTCCGCAGTGACCGGCTACAGTGA
- the CRTC2 gene encoding CREB-regulated transcription coactivator 2 isoform X2, with protein sequence MATSGANGPGSATTSASNPRKFSEKIALQKQRQAEETAAFEEVMMDIGSTRLQAQKLRLAYTRSSHYGGSLPNVNQIGCGLAEFQSPLHSPLDSSRNTRHHGLVERVQRDPRRMVSPLRRYPRHIDSSPYSPAYLSPPPESSWRRTMPWGNFPAEKGQLFRLPSALNRTSSDSALHTSVMNPSPQDTYPAPTPPSVLPSRRGGFLDGEMDSKVPAIEENLLDDKHLLKPWDAKKLSSSSSRPRSCEVPGINIFPSPDQPATVPVLPPAMNTGGSLPDLTNLHFPPPLPTPLDPEETAYPSLSGGNSTSNLTHTMTHLGISGGLGLGPGYDAPGLHSPLSHPSLQSSLSNPNLQASLSSPQPQLQGSHSHPSLPASSLAHHALPTTSLSHPSLSAPALSSSSSSSSTSSPVLGAPLYPASTPGASPRHRRVPLSPLSLPAGPADARRSQQQLPKQFSPTMSPTLSSITQGVPLDTSKLPTDQRLPPYTYSPPSLVLPTQTPTPKALQQPGGLSSQACSVQSLGGQPPGRQPHYGTLCPPGSAGHMQQSCHRPMSDFSLRNLEQFSMESPSTSLALDPPGFSEGPGFLGGEGPMSGSQDPHTLNHQNLTHCSRHGSGPNIILTGDSSPGFSKEIAAALAGVPGFEVSAAGLELGLGLEDELRMEPLGLEGLNMLSDPCALLPDPAVEDSFRSDRLQ encoded by the exons TTACAGGCCCAGAAACTACGACTGGCATACACCAGGAGCTCCCATTATGGTGGTTCTCTGCCCAATGTTAACCAgattggctgtggcctggccgaGTTCCAG AGCCCCCTCCACTCGCCTTTGGATTCATCTCGGAATACTCGGCACCACGGGCTGGTGGAGCGGGTGCAGAGAGATCCTAGAAGGATGGTGTCCCCACTCCGCCGATACCCCCGCCACAT TGACAGCTCTCCCTACAGTCCTGCCTACTTATCTCCTCCCCCAGAGTCCAGCTGGCGAAG GACGATGCCCTGGGGCAATTTCCCGGCAGAGAAGGGGCAGTTGTTTCGACTCCCATCTGCACTTAACAG GACAAGCTCTGACTCTGCCCTGCACACAAGCGTAATGAATCCCAGCCCCCAGGACACCTACCCAGCCCCCACACCTCCCAGTGTCCTGCCGAGCCGCCGTGGGG GTTTTCTGGATGGTGAAATGGACTCCAAAG TCCCTGCTATTGAGGAGAATTTGCTGGACGACAAGCATTTGCTGAAGCCATGGGATGCTAAGAAG CTGTCCTCATCCTCCTCCCGGCCTCGGTCCTGTGAAGTCCCTGGAATTAA cATCTTTCCGTCTCCTGACCAGCCTGCCACTGTGCCTGTTCTCCCACCTGCCATGAACACGGGGGGCTCCCTACCTGACCTCACCAACCTGCACTTTCCCCCACCGCTGCCCACCCCCCTGGACCCTGAGGAGACAGCCTACCCCAGCCTGAGTGGGGGCAACAGTACCTCCAATTTGACCCACACCATGACCCACCTGGGCATCAgtgggggcctgggcctgggccctggctATGATGCACCAG GACTTCATTCACCTCTCAGCCACCCATCCCTGCAGTCCTCCCTAAGCAATCCCAACCTCCAGGCCTCCCTGAGCagtcctcagccccagctccagggctcccacagtcacccTTCACTGCCTGCCTCCTCCTTGGCCCACCATGCACTGCCCACCACCTCCCTGAGCCACCCCTCACTCAGTGCCCCAGCCCTttcatcctcttcttcctcctcctccacttcatCTCCCGTCCTGGGTGCCCCCCTGTACCCAGCTTCTACCCCTGGGGCCTCCCCCCGCCACCGCCGAGTGCCCCTCAGCCCCCTGAGTTTGCCCGCGGGCCCAGCCGACGCCAGAAGGTCCCAACAGCAGCTGCCCAAACAGTTTTCGCCAACAATGTCACCCACCTTGTCTTCCATCACTCAG GGCGTCCCCCTGGATACCAGTAAACTGCCCACTGACCAGCGACTGCCCCCATATACATACAGTCCTCCGAGTCTGGTTCTGCCCACCCAGACACCCACCCCCAAagctctgcagcagccaggagggctGTCCTCTCAGGCCTGCTCAGTGCAGTCTTTGGGCGGGCAGCCGCCAGGCCGGCAGCCACATTACGGGACGCTGTGCCCGCCTGGCTCCGCTGGGCACATGCAGCAGTCCTGCCACCGGCCGATGAGTGATTTCAGCCTGAGGAAC CTGGAGCAGTTCAGCATGGAGAGCCCATCAACCAGCCTGGCGCTGGATCCCCCTGGCTTTTCCGAAGGGCCTGGATTTTTAGGGGGTGAGGGGCCAATGAGCGGCTCCCAGGACCCCCATACCCTCAACCACCAGAACCTGACCCACTGTTCCCGCCATGGCTCAGGACCTAACATCATCCTCACGG GAGACTCCTCACCAGGGTTCTCTAAGGAAATcgcagcagccctggctggagtacctggctttgagGTGTCGGCAGCTGggttggagctggggctggggctagaAGATGAGCTGCGCATGGAGCCACTGGGCCTGGAAGGTCTAAACATGCTGAGTGACCCCTGTGCCCTGCTGCCCGATCCTGCCGTGGAGGATTCGTTCCGCAGTGACCGGCTACAGTGA